A region of the Candidatus Methanomethylophilaceae archaeon genome:
CGCAACCTATCCACCGGCGAAGCGAGAGCCACGCGGTCTGACATCAAGCTTCTGAAGCTAGCGTATTCCTCCGATTTCGAGCCTTTCTGGAAGGTCTCCGGCAGCTATTCCGTGCTGTGGTCGATTTTGGCAGGAGGCTTCAAGCCGGGGTTCGAGCCGGGCCCGTCCGAGACTTTCGCCGCCGTCGTCAACCCGAAGACGAATCGCTGCGTCATAATCAAACCGGGCACATACACGTTCTCAGGCGGCAAGGCCAAATGCATCGCCGACAGCTACCCCATGGCACGCATATCATCGGACGAAGCCATCGTCACCGATGAGACCCAGGAAATGATGCCGCATTGCCTAAGCATAAGCCTGGAGATGGAGTCCGATATCGCGTTCGACAGCGGGAAGCCCAGAATAATCGCCTCGGCTCCCCCGAAAAAAGACTCCGACGGCGAGCATCTGGAAGAATCACTCAACGACATGAGAGTCAGATTGGTCGAAGCCTCCGAAAGATTCGAGGCCGCCTCGTCCGACATAAGGAGATTGGAGACCCAGCTGAACACCTATTCCGCAGACAACCTGAGGCTTTCCCAGGAGAACGACCTCTTAAAAAGGCAGATAGAGCGCCTGAAAGCCGAGTACGGATCTCTGACCGAGGCCACAGAATCGGAGGCATCCGAGCTGAAATCGAAGCTGGCCCGCGCCGAATCCCGCATCGTCTCGCTGGAATCGGAGCGCGATGGGCTGCGCATGACATTGGAGGCATCCGAAAAATCCAGAATGAACGGCGCGCCCACAGGGACGATCATCCGCAGGATATCCGAGAACGAGATGGAATCCAGGTTCTTCCTCCCCGGAAATTATTCGGTGCGCATAGCGGTGGATGGCAGCTTCATGATCTTCCGCCAGGACCCGGACGGGATCCCCTGCGACGGCGGGATCCTCAGGTTCGAGCACCTGAATGAGCGGGTACCCTTCGAAGGCCCGAAAGACTACGACACCTACAGCGTCCCCAACAGCGGGCTGAAAATAATGCTTATATGATCGCTCCAAAGGCTCGGTGGGCCCGCCGTACATCAGATAGTCCAGTATCTTCCTGAAATTGCTTTTGGTCCTGTTGGACAGGCGCCCCGAGTTCTGCCTGATGTACTGTTTGAAGACAGATGAGGCATGCCATTCCTTGCTCCCGATGTCGAATTCCCTGCGGTCGGAATGGGTGAAGACGCTCTCGATGTCGTAGAAGCGGGGGTCTATGTCTGATAGCCTGACTACTTCCACATCCCGGTTCTTGGCGTATCCGTGCAGGATGTTGCCGGGTATGTCTCCGTCCACCAGCATCAGCGGGTTTCTGGATAAGGTCCTGACTTTGTCGACCACCTTCTCGGTGTCTTTGATCCCGTTGATAGGCAGGAAAGTGATGCCTTTGACTCCGAACAGAATCTTGAACGCGGTCAGGTAGTTGTAATCGGTTATGCCCTCCACGAATACTGTCCTCTCGTTAGGATCGAAAAGAACGTGCCTGCTTACGGTGAACCCCTTCAGGATACCGTCCAATTGGTCCGGGTTCTCTGTATCGATGACGGTGAATTTGTCGTGGATCTTGGCGTGCCCTCCTTCGTCGGGAGCCAGTATGCGGAGCTCGTCGAGGTTGTCGCAGCTGACCAAAAAGGGCGAGTGGGTGCTTATCACGAAGGTTATGCCTTTGTCGACGCTGAACTGCCTTATAAATCCGGCCAGCTCGGACTGGCCCAATGCATGAATGTTGGCCGCGGGCTCGTCCATGACGACTATGTCGCCGCGATCAAGGCTTCTCACGCAGAGGACATCGAAGAAGAAATCGAAGAACCATCTGAAGCCGGAGGATTGCCTGTCCAGATCGATGGGTATTCCGCCCTGGTGGATCTCGAAGCTTATGAGCTCCTCGAGCAAGCGTATCCTGAAGGAATATGACCCAACTCTGTACAGCTCGTTGAATCTGTCGGCGAGCGGTCTGATGCCTTCGTTGAGATAATCCTCGGCGGCGGTAAGCGGGCCGGTGGTCCCTTTGCGGATGTGCTCCCCATGGGCCCTCTCGACGATGTACGGGCCGCCTCTGACGTACAGCAGGATCTTCGCTACGATGCCGCCGTAATCGTCGTATCCGCATCTCAGATCGGATTGCCTGTGCCGGCTCTCCTCGTATCTGATGACATTCGGGCGGTAGGGATATCCATAAGTCCTTTCGAACCAGGATTCCGGGTCGGAACCGGGCGGAAACAGAAGGGCCAGATCGGAGTCCAAAGCCTGGACGTCATGCCCGGCCTCCTCCAGAATCCCGTGAACATCTTTCTTGGAGATGAGCGAGGCCATCGATTCGGCGAGAAACGCGTCCGACACCGAGTCTATGTTCTTCAGCAGGCTTCCGGCGCGATCAGGGAACTTCTCTTGTGAAACCAATGCTGACAGCGCTTCGCAGGACCTCTTTCTGAAAGCGGAGAAATCCATGCCTTTCCAGCGCTCGTAGCTCTCTTTGAGGCATTCGGAGGTCGGGTCTATCTCCTTCCCGTCCATGACTATCAGACGGACTTCAGGTTCCCCGGGATCGCCGTCCAGAGGATAGTCCGGGATATCGTCCGGGCCGAAGGTCGGGTCGGGAAGCTTGCAGATGGCGTCCAATACGTTGGTTTTGCCGCAGTTGTTGGGCCCGACGACGAACACCACGCCCCCCAGCCTGTCGCAGTCGATGCTGCGGTTGAGGGTCATGTCCACGCCCTCCCTGCCGAAATTGCGGAAATTCCTTATGCGAATCTTTCTGCAGCGGCTGTTCTTCTCGCCATCGTTTTCCATGGATATCCCCTCGGCGCAGGATTATCTTCAATCTCCCGCCATAACGGTATGCATCATATGATTTGGGGCCGGAGAACCCTATCAAATCCGGAAGGGACGGCAGCTTCAGGGTGCCGCTCTGGCACGGGATGCCGCCCTCGATATCGGCTTTGAACGTCATGTAGCTTCCGTCTCTGGCTATCTTGACGTCATATCTGGGTCCGCTGAACAGGTAGGACCTGAATTCGGTCGCGGATTCCCTGCAGATCTTGCCTGCCACATCCGTCAGCGGAATCCCGGCTCTCATCTTCTCGTTCTCAGCCGTGAGCCTCCCGATCTCTTTCTCTTTCGCCTCGATCTCCTTTTCCATGGACGATATGGCCGAGCGGAGCCTGAGGGCTTCCATCTGAAGCGCGGAATTCTCGGATCCCAGAGCCTTTATCCTTTCCTCGGATTCCTCCAGGGATTTGGGGATGGAAGCGAGGCGCCTCTTCAGCTCGCCGTTCTCCTCGGCCAGCCTTTCGTTCTCTTTGGAAAGGTCGTTTGTCCTGGACGTCATTTTGGCGATGTCGTTGCTGAGCTCCCCGTTTTTCTTGCGGAGCCTGTCGTTGGCGGCCCCGGCGGTCTCCAATCTGGCTTCCAGAGAGGCGATCTTCTCGTCTTTGTCTTGGCTCTTCGGGGCTTTGGGAGCGGCTCTCCTCTGTCTGAAGGATCCTTTCGGCGGGACCGCATGGACATTGATCCTGTCGATCTCCTTGTTGATATCGGCCATTATCCCGCTGAATATCTCCATCTCTTCCTTGGGGATCTCGCGGGCCGGCTCCGTATCCATGTCTGCGGCCGTATCGCCGCCTTTTTCCGCGGCCGCTCCTGCTTTGCCCTGCCATTCTTCCATATGCACATATGAACGCAGGCAGTAGGTTAAAAACATTCAGATACAATACGGAATGGATATGACCCTATTCGCCGAGCACAGCTACAGCCGCGTGATGGTGTTCGTGGATTACATGAACATCCGGGAATGCATACCCCACGCTGGGAAGGATCCGGAGCTCGACCTCTTGAGGCTGACCAGGATCCTGGTCGGAGGAAGGGATCTCATCGGGGCCTATGTGTTCGACGCATCCAGGAAATACAGGACCGAGAACGACGCGGCCATAAGGGAGCAGGACAGACTCCGTATGGACGGGTTCAGGGTCATATCGAGGGAATCGATGGAGAAGACATCGGACGGGCGTCTGGTGCAGAAGGAGGTGGACGTCTCGCTGGCTTGCGAGATGCTCGAGCACGCTCTCCTGAACCATTTCGACGTGGCGATAGTGGTCTCCGGGGACAGGGATTTCGTCCCCGCCATGCAGAAGGTCCAGGCCGCCGGGAAAAGGGTGGAAGTGGCGTCCTTCAAAGGCTCCGTGAACAAAGAATGCATCAAAACAGCCGATGTATACAAGGAACTGGACGATATCCCGTTCCTGATGATGCGTCCGGCCATCGACGAGGGTGGGGACAATGGAGAATGATCCCAACAACATAAGCGACTATTGGGACACCGGATTCGCCAGGCTCGTCAAGGACATAGAAAGGTATACGCTGCTTGAGTTCGAGGTCAACAGGAAATTCGGCGGCAAAGGTCTGGTGGCCTATACCGACGACAACAACATGGTCATCCTGAGGAGCGGCTACGAGGACGTCGTACGCCAGGGCGAAATATGGATGTGCTCGGTCACCAAGAACGACAACGGCATCAGATATGCCAGGCCGATGGAGCAGGTCACCCTCTCGATGCTCATGCAGATGAATGAGAACCTCCGGAGGGCCATCGAAGATTCCCTCTGGGAGAGGAACAAGTCCGCTTACATGGATGCCTTCCGCGAAAGGTTCGCCGAGGAGGAATACTCCAAGATAAAAGAGGAGCTCGAGAAAGAGAACCGCAAGAAGATCGGCGATCTGGAAGCCAAGATCAGCGATCTTGAGACCCAGCTGGAGCAGAAAAGATTCGCCCTCGAGACGATGGCCGCGGATTCCCCGGACGAGGAGATCACCCTGACATCGGAGCCTATGCGCCCATCATGGCCGGCCGCGCAGACCCGCTATCCGGGAGAGGAGCCGATCCATTTCGAGCAGGACGGCAAGCCATCGTTCCCCAGAGCGTTCAAAGTGCGCAGGTTCGGCCCGAGATCGTTCCAGAGCGAGTATTTCACGGGAAGGAGATGCTACGTCCATATCAGCCCCAGCAGACGGTTCGTTCTGATACGGTTCCATGAGAGCGGGAACATCTACTGCTTCAACAGGACGATATCCATAGGCGGTCTGGAGAAGATCAGCGAATACGTCGAGGGCGCCGAATACAACGCGGAATACAGCAAGAAGTACGAGGGGATACTGATACACCTGCCGTCAAGCTGAACGCGTCCAGAGGGCCGAGGATTCGCCAGCGATTAATATCATGTCAGGAGATTCGTAAGCATGGGAAATCTGAGGATCGACGCCGATAAATGCGTCGGCTGCGGCAAATGCGTCCGCATGTGCGTGATGGACAACATCCGCTTGGAGGATGGCAAAGCCGTCGAGTGCGGCGACAGATGCGTCAAGTGCGGGCATTGCGTATCCTCCTGCCCCAAAGGCGCCATCGAATTGGTCGGCGGAGGAACCGACAGCGGCATCAGAGGCTCCGGATTCATGGACGGCAGGCTCATTTCTGAGGAGGATCTCCAGCTCATGTATTCGTTCATGAAGCGCGGAACCTTCGGAGGCAGCCAGCTGTGGCTCAGGACCCTCCAAGGGGAGGAACTGGAAAGATATCTGGCGGATGCCAAAGCTATCCTCAAAGAGAACGCGGCCGAACTGCCGCTGGCTGGCGAGCTGGAAGAGCGCGGATTCGGCCCATCCCTGCTAGAGGGGAAGCAGGTCCTGTTCATTTTCTCCGACAGCCCGGACCACGCCTTCGAAGCGTCGAACAGAATGAAGGCTGCCGGGATCGGCCTGGGAATCGCGGGATTCCATTCCAACGCCCTGATGATGGCCCATAAGCTGAGCCCCGAAACACTGGACGCATACTTCCCCGATTCGAAGGGGAAGATGTACATGGCATACGTAATCGGCCATGGGAGACGCATGGTTGAGCCCTTATTCAAGCCGCTCCAAGGGCTCAAAGGCATCTTCCGCCGATCAGTTCAGAGTGACGCGGGGCTTCCCGTGGATGCCGGTCTTGGTGCCGGTGACGCCCGCTATGTACATCGCATCCCCGGCAACCTGGATGTCCTTGGTGAGAGGGACATATTTGGAGCCGAAATCCACTGTGATCTTATGCATCCCCAACGGGACTTTGAACGAGACGGATTCCCCCGGATGGCAGAATCTCGTCTGGCCGTACAATGTGATGACGATCTTTTCGGGGACGCGCTTGTCGAAATTGGATATGTTGATCTTTATTTCGGACAAGGGATCCGCATCCGGGATATCATCAAAATCGGCCTCCACCAGCTCCAATCTCCGCTTCATCGCGAGCAATCTGCTTCTGACCCCGGACGTGCAGGCGACCAATTTGACATCGTCATTGAGCCAGACGGTCTTGAGGCAGGGGGTGAAACCCTCGGATTCCAGAAGGATATCGTATTGTCCGTAAGGAAGATCGAACCTGAACGGTTTGTCTGAGGGCTTTTCCACGCAGAACTTTCCGATCGTTGCCTTCAAAGTGATTTTATCTACGATCTCAGGCTTGATGATGATCATGTGGTCTGTCCTCAGCGCGGACGGCACGTTCTTCCCGTTCGAAGGCGGCACGTCGGCGCTGGACTGGAGCATTGCCCCGCAATTCGAGCAGAATTTTTGGGAGACAGACGCGGCTTCTATCTCAGAGCCGCAATTTGGGCATCTCATAAGACCGTATCCGCGCATTCGCTTTTATATTCTGTCGAAAATCAGATTCCATGGCGGAGATACCGGAGCTGAAAGCCGCGGACGCATGGATGGAAGCGGAGATACTGGCGGGATTCTACTCCGGCCATCCGGCCGTCTCCCACATCGCCGGAAAGAAATCTTCGGCGCAGCATCTGAGGCTGGCATTCCACAATTGCATCGTCACGTCGGCAGGGACCCAGCGCATATTCTCTGATCCGGACGGAACCGCTTTCGCCCACATATGCCCGCCGGGATCTTGGCCCAAGAATCTCCACGAGTTCATTCTGAGGGGGACCATGAAGATCCCTTTCGCCATAGATTCGGGGACGATATCTCGGCTGGCAGCTTATCGGGACGCGTGCCTGGCGATATCGCCTCCCGATGGATTCAGCCATGTGGCCGCGGTCTGCTGGAAATCGGGATGCAGAGACGCTGCTCTGTCGCTTCTCTATAATGTGACGGAAAATCTGGGCGGTATGTTCTGCGCCCATGCCCATGGCGATTCCGAATCGGAATTCTACGCCCAGGCAGGTTTCAGTTCTTATGGAAGAGCAGATTTCAATGGCTTCACGATAACATCAATGGTCCGCGAGATCCGATCGTCTGGCCGCTTTGAAATGCATTAAATCCTACCCGCAGATACCGGACGCATGTGGGGTCTGGATGTGGCGCTGAGGGTTCGCGACCGCAAAGCGTCGGAACTGGAGAGGGCGCTGAAATTCACCAATTTGGACAGGCGCTTCAAACTTGCCGGGGAGCTGGGAAGGGACATAGAAATCTGCAACTGCGTCATCGGAGGCTGTTCGATATGCGCCATCCCGTCGGCGCCGATTTCCGATCCCGGCTACAGGCAGTCGCTCTCGCCCCAGGAATCTTCGGACGAAGACGATCTGGATTCGGTAAGGCATTCAGCACCGGATATGAGGGAATTCATCAGGGAAGCCCTCCTTGATGCTTCAGAATCGATCGCGGAAGACAGTTCAGCCCCATACAAAGAGGCCTTGGCTTCGATGAAAGGCGAGCTTGCGGCCTGCAGAGACAGGATCGAGGATCTTTCCGCGTCTTTGGATTACAAGAGCTCAGAGCTCATAGCAGCCGAAGAGGACAGGGATGGCCTCAAGGAAACCATGGCCCAGCTGGAAGCGCAGATCGAATCCCTGAGGCGCGGGTGCTCTCCTACTGAAGATACAGAAGCCGAAACCGCGCCTGCTGAGACCTCGCCTCAGAACACCGAAGAGAACGGGCCCAAAAGCATCTTCTCGAAGGATTACAAGGCGCTCATGGCTATCATCAAAGAGATGAAATCCTCGAAGATCGACTACTTCGTCGACAGGATGTTCTCCGGCAAGGAAGATCCGGACGTGTGCGACGGCATCGTATCATTCCTGAAATCCGACATCGACACGTTGAGGATGCTCTGCGACGTGAGAGAAGGCGATAGAGAGTCCATGGAAACGGCCTTCAGGGAGATCGTCAGGGCGATGCATCAGGCCCCATCCCCGGAGCAGCAGAGCGCGTACCTCGCGGCGATGACCGACGGGGAGAAGGTTCTGGAGCTCTCCTACAACGAAATAATATCCAGGGCGGAGGATATGATAGAAGAGGAGTTCGGAGGATTCAGGGATCGAGCCGCTTCGGCTTCTTCTTCTCCTTCACGACGAAATAGCCGCGGGATTCGCTGATCTGGTATCCGTATCTTTCCAGCCTCTCCGGAAGGTCCTCGCAATCATGGATTCTGACCTTGCAGACCCCGGTGTTCTTGTTGTAGGTCGCTTTTATCCCCATATTCAGCAGGACGTCCCATATCTTGCGGCTGGAAGGGCCGGATTCGGCCTGGGATTCTTTCGTTTTCCCTGGGTATTCCGGCGATGCCTCGAAAATCTTGTCGACAGTCACGTCGTCCACCGGAGCTTCCGGATCGTATTCGAGCTCGTACTCTGCGGTATCCATGGCGCCGGAATCCCTGAGCAGGCAGATGACGTCGTAATAGCAATTCCAGCCGTCTTTGATCCACCCTCTGGATAGCATCTTGCCGAGGATATCTGCCGCTTTGTCCGAGCGCGGGCCTTCGATCTCCCAATAGTACTTCAGAAGGACCGCAGCCTCCTCGTAATCGTCGCCGCCCAGCATATACAGGAACTGGGCGAGATCGAACAGGGCCTCTGGATTTCCCTCGTCGATGGATCTGCGGTACCAAAAGTAAGCGAACGATTTGGATTCCAGGAATTCGGATCTTTTCGCCGGGTTCTGATCGAGGTCCAAAGCTGCGGAGGAGTATGACGATGCCAGGTTTCTCATGGCTTCCGAGGCCGCCATCTCATCTTCCATCTCAATGCCTTCCAAGATGGCTGACGCGGTTTTGTCCCCGCCTTCTGCGGCCTTTGTTATAAACCTCAGACCGCCTTCCAGATCCTTCTCAGCGCCCAGAACCCCGGCCAGCAACCTTTTCCCCAGCTCGAACTGGGCTTCGGCATCCCCGCTTTCCGCCAGGGCCTCCAGCTTTTTCGTCGCCTTCTTTGACGCTTCCATCAGATTCACCCGGCGCACCCATCCTTTATGCCGATATAGTCTTTGGCCTGGGTCTTTGCGGGTTTATATACGCAGAACCGATGCGGTAATCCATGCCCCCCGCACCTTTCAAGACCACGCGCGCCGTCCAGACAGGCGTAGAGAAAAACGTCCGGACCCAAACGGAGAAGGTCCCGGCGAAGACGCTTTCCGTCAACCTTTCCGCTTACAGCCGCCGGAAGGTCACGACGTCTGGAAGGAGGATAGTGCCTCTGGCCGATCAGTACAGGAGCATGAAGGGGGAGATACTGGCCAGAAGGACGGTCCAAGATTTCATCCGCGACCATCTCTACAAAGGCGAGGAGCCGAGGAAAACCTGTTTCCTGCACCCATCGTTCGACAAGCCGCCGGAAGACCAGGGAATGAAGATCGAGAACGTCGTTATGAGAGTCAATTCCGCGGCGGAATCTGAGAGGGACCTCGTGATCCAGGGGGATTTCGAGCAGAACGAAAGGACAGGGGGATGGGAGCTCATGGCCACCCGCGTATTCCTGGCCGAGCATGCGGGGAAATACATCGGAGAGACCGAGGCGGAATGCAATTTCTTCCTCACAGTGAACGACGGCTCCGACCT
Encoded here:
- a CDS encoding AAA family ATPase, whose product is MENDGEKNSRCRKIRIRNFRNFGREGVDMTLNRSIDCDRLGGVVFVVGPNNCGKTNVLDAICKLPDPTFGPDDIPDYPLDGDPGEPEVRLIVMDGKEIDPTSECLKESYERWKGMDFSAFRKRSCEALSALVSQEKFPDRAGSLLKNIDSVSDAFLAESMASLISKKDVHGILEEAGHDVQALDSDLALLFPPGSDPESWFERTYGYPYRPNVIRYEESRHRQSDLRCGYDDYGGIVAKILLYVRGGPYIVERAHGEHIRKGTTGPLTAAEDYLNEGIRPLADRFNELYRVGSYSFRIRLLEELISFEIHQGGIPIDLDRQSSGFRWFFDFFFDVLCVRSLDRGDIVVMDEPAANIHALGQSELAGFIRQFSVDKGITFVISTHSPFLVSCDNLDELRILAPDEGGHAKIHDKFTVIDTENPDQLDGILKGFTVSRHVLFDPNERTVFVEGITDYNYLTAFKILFGVKGITFLPINGIKDTEKVVDKVRTLSRNPLMLVDGDIPGNILHGYAKNRDVEVVRLSDIDPRFYDIESVFTHSDRREFDIGSKEWHASSVFKQYIRQNSGRLSNRTKSNFRKILDYLMYGGPTEPLERSYKHYFQPAVGDAVGVVVFRAFEGYPLIQVLEPEDPAVAGDPVRVLAEDHEAAIHRYAHRIISGEEEPGFHLVLGYPADDRPCGRAVHSGFFGCLQCHAQPIALRFQRDDAGFGAGQLRFQLGCLRFCGLGQRSVLGFQALYLPF
- a CDS encoding NYN domain-containing protein, which gives rise to MDMTLFAEHSYSRVMVFVDYMNIRECIPHAGKDPELDLLRLTRILVGGRDLIGAYVFDASRKYRTENDAAIREQDRLRMDGFRVISRESMEKTSDGRLVQKEVDVSLACEMLEHALLNHFDVAIVVSGDRDFVPAMQKVQAAGKRVEVASFKGSVNKECIKTADVYKELDDIPFLMMRPAIDEGGDNGE
- a CDS encoding 4Fe-4S binding protein, whose protein sequence is MGNLRIDADKCVGCGKCVRMCVMDNIRLEDGKAVECGDRCVKCGHCVSSCPKGAIELVGGGTDSGIRGSGFMDGRLISEEDLQLMYSFMKRGTFGGSQLWLRTLQGEELERYLADAKAILKENAAELPLAGELEERGFGPSLLEGKQVLFIFSDSPDHAFEASNRMKAAGIGLGIAGFHSNALMMAHKLSPETLDAYFPDSKGKMYMAYVIGHGRRMVEPLFKPLQGLKGIFRRSVQSDAGLPVDAGLGAGDARYVHRIPGNLDVLGERDIFGAEIHCDLMHPQRDFERDGFPRMAESRLAVQCDDDLFGDALVEIGYVDLYFGQGIRIRDIIKIGLHQLQSPLHREQSASDPGRAGDQFDIVIEPDGLEAGGETLGFQKDIVLSVRKIEPERFV
- a CDS encoding sel1 repeat family protein, with amino-acid sequence MEASKKATKKLEALAESGDAEAQFELGKRLLAGVLGAEKDLEGGLRFITKAAEGGDKTASAILEGIEMEDEMAASEAMRNLASSYSSAALDLDQNPAKRSEFLESKSFAYFWYRRSIDEGNPEALFDLAQFLYMLGGDDYEEAAVLLKYYWEIEGPRSDKAADILGKMLSRGWIKDGWNCYYDVICLLRDSGAMDTAEYELEYDPEAPVDDVTVDKIFEASPEYPGKTKESQAESGPSSRKIWDVLLNMGIKATYNKNTGVCKVRIHDCEDLPERLERYGYQISESRGYFVVKEKKKPKRLDP